Part of the Nicotiana tabacum cultivar K326 chromosome 20, ASM71507v2, whole genome shotgun sequence genome, CAAGAATTGGACAGGCCCACATGAACAGGGCCAACACTCTAGAAATGGGCCTGTTAGCACAAACCCAATTAACGGGAGTTTACAAAGCCATGTTAGGGCGTCAGACCAACACAATGAACCACAAGAGAGAAAGCCACACACATATCCATAGGCCCACCACACACCCTAACACACGCCTAAAACGAGCACTAATCCCGCCCACACAATCCCTGACACTCATAATACCTGATCAAGTtgtaaggtctgtgtacatacTATCCTTCCCAAATTCCATTCCCAGAGCCCACATGTgaaattatattgggttgttgttgttgacatCCAATTTTGTCCCACTTTTTTCTATTTAATTTCCTTGTGCTTCCTGGTCATTAATGCTCTAATAgtgtattattatttattttatggttATTATTACCATTATTATAATCATATTACTTGTAGGATTAATATCACTGTTAATAATATTAttactaattattattattgttattattactaGTTGCGGTAGTTATTATTAATTCcataataattattattagtgATATTGTCATTAGTATTTAagtataatattttatttatataaactAACTACATATTTTGAATAATCTTTATGTCTatcatattattatattatgtCCAAATTAGCAAGACAAAGGAAGCTCAAAGAAATTAATAGGAAGAAAGAAAATGCCATCAAATTAGGCTCAAAGGATAACCCATTTTTATAGATGAGCCCAAGGTCTGCCAAAATGATTAGCCCATGTAATACAATTCCTTTTGAAGACTAATGAGCCCAAATATAATTTATTAGATTTTCATTTAATTCCAACCGAAGCCCAATCCGCCTAGACCATTTAAAAGAATCACCAGAAGCTCTTATCTTGGCCGTAGGATTAAAATTAAAACGATCCAATGGTCCTCCTTTCTTAAGACTTAGATCTAATAATATGTAGACTTGTAAgggtactttttgaaatctcaTGCAGTCGGCCCCACCCCCTTACCTCTCTTTGACAAAATTCCAGCTTGCTTTAACTTTGAAACTTCGCCATTTTCAGAAAAGTCTCATTCTCTCTTTCAtatctatctataattaaaagcagaagacAAAAGCACAGAACAATAGAATGATACATGGCATGTTAAGACATtgctcctaaatattaggaagtAAAATTCAAACCATTCATGAAAAAACCGTAAACACTTCTGTGCAGTTTTGTTAATATTAAATCATTGTATTTGGAAAAAACCATGGTATTTTTAAAAAACAGCCCGCTTCCTCAAAAATAGGACTGGCCTTCCGCCCCTGTTGCAGTTCTAAACCGTTCAAACTCCTCTTCAATTATCTCAATTTTTAatgtttttaaattattaaatcaatttatttgtTAAAACCTTTTACTCCACAATATTAGGTAATTACTTTTTACCTTCAACTTAACCTATATTTTCTCTTCAAAAGCACGATGGATTCAACTGCTTAACCCACGTATCGTATAGTGGGTATCAACTGCTCAAGCGTAGAGGAGTTTATATTTCTTCCTCAACTACACGTTCTTCAATTCTAAAGTTCCTTCTTCTATCAAGATTTCAAGAAAACTTACGGCTTATGCAAAAGATGGCTACTCACATTGATTTCATCAAGGATATAACAATTTCGAAGATGcaatggaagttgaaagttcgtGTTGTCCGTATGTGGGAAGTACCAGATCGTTTTAATCCAGACACTATATTCTCGATTAAATTGGTTCTACAAGAAGAAAAGGTATTTTACATATGTTATTACCTTGCTAATTCGATTTGATTTTCGGAATTgttatatgattatatatatatatatttgttttgcTCCTCCAAATTGCTAATTCGATTTGATTTTCGGAATTgttatatgattatatatatatttgttttgcACCTCCAAATTGCTAATTCGATTTAAATTATACATGACTTAGGCAGCACTCTGCAGCAAAGTAGTTTTCGAAAGCAATGCCAGAAAAATCCATCTTCTTCAAATGATCCTCCCTTCTGAAGAGCATATGAGCTGCACATTTATAGATTTGTTATGCTGAATTTTTGTCATAGTTGACAATAGCCATTCTTGAGATTTACTCTATACATATAAGTGATTACCTATAATTTGAATCTCTTAACTGTATTGATGGAACTATATCCATTTTCCACATAGGTTgtcaacttttccaactaaaCTACATTATTAGAATTCACATTACCTTATTAGTTGATAGCTACGTTAATGCAAAAGAAAGCCAGATGCCATTTGCAACAATCACAAAACATGAAAAACTGGGAAGTTCTTAAATGATCAATACTCATATAATGCAGGACACATTACTGTTTATCAACTTTCTGCTATTAGAATTCACATTACTGTTTATGTAATTATATTTCACATTACTGTTTATCCTCCCTTCTGAAGAGCATATGAGCTGCATATTTATAGATTTGTTCAAATTTACTATGCAGtacattttttcaaatttttcatgaaaaatataaacTAATTCCTTTGGTTCTCTGTTTCTCGGTTTTGTATTCGTCCTCAAAACATTTGTACAAATATAAACAGGGGACAGAAGGGGTTGAAAAAAATTTATTTCGAACTAAAGTTATTTCGAATTACCAAAAACAGTTTCACTTGCAAAAAATGGATTTCTTTCTCTATTACTACAACTCAGCTACTATGCAGCAGATTTGCATATCAAATCTCCTGGTATATTAGTGATTTTGCACCATCTGCTAAAGATAATCAGGATTCCAAGCCTGAGGCTATAAGAGGGATCTCTTTAACTTCTGTATTTGTAAACTCAGAACCAGTTCGGGAGGATCAAGTCCAAAATGCCATCAAGTTTCTTTCACATCCAAGAGTTAGGGGATCTCCTGTCATGTATAGGCGTTTTTTTCGAATTACCAAAAAAAGTTTCACTtgcaaatctgattttttttctctattACTACAACTAATTAATTTGTTTAACTCTACTGTTTACGACTATAGTTAATAGTTAATATAAATTACCATTAATACAAATCATAACATTGCATAGTCGGCATAAAGGTTGCACCAGAAGACATGTAACACGATGCAACATTATGTACTCATCACGTTGTTTAATACTGCCAAAAACATCAATCTATGCTTCAGTCTATTATGtaatgtaattttttttgtaGGGCGATCGCATAAGTGCTTCTACTGGCAAGTCAGTTTtgcatcttttcaaaacacaaattacTGAGCTTGGATTATATAATATGGCGAACTTTATTGTTTGTCATAATAAGGAGAAGTTCAACACCACGAAACATAGGTTGAGGCTGACGTTTACTCAACGGACAACAATGGCTGAAACAACTGATTCACTTTTCCCAATCAATATCTTTGATTTGCGACCATATGATCAATTGATAAATAAGGTTGACGTGAACAAGGCTGAATTATTTGGTAAATAAAGATTTTACGTTAATTTTCTAATTATGAATTTATCTACTATTTATTTTaacaatttctttttctttagatgtCATCGGAGAAATTGTCAATTTCAGTGAGGTACAAACGCAAAACCAAGGTGGAATTTCTAGGAAGTTTATGGATATTGAACTAGAAGATGACGAGTAAGAATAAACATTCATCTACTAATTAAGGATTGATTTGATAATTACATATGCTAAAATTACATTCTTATTTCTATTTGACAGGAGGAAGAAGTTGTCTGCTACATTTTGGGGGGAGTTTATTGATGAAATTATTCCTCATCTACTAAGTGCTAACAACCagcctattattgttgttatgcaGCTCATAAAAGCCAATAAATATCAAGGTAAAATACAATTACTCAATTTAACATTACTTTGTGAAAGTTATTCATTATATCTTACACGAACGTTGTTTTGTAGATTCATATTCTGTGCGCAATACATGGAATGCATCAAAGCTGTGGATTAATCCAAATTTTCCTCAATCTGATGAATTTAAAACACggttcaatatatatatatattgatttatttatataaaatttcACTGCTTCTAtactcaaatatatatatatatatatatatatatatatataagatttcACTGCTTCTATACTCAAATCAAATTTTCCAAGTATACATCTAACTGTTTTAGTTATTCATAAATACAGATTACTTTCTGTTCGGATAATAACTCCGAGAGGCTGACTCAAATCATCTCTCAACAAAGTTACTCTGTCTCGGATGAGTTGGAGAAGGGCATTGTTCAAGTTAAAACAATTGGCTAATTAGTGGAGTCCATGCAAGTGAGTGACGTAACTTCTGTAGTATTAATTTAACTGTTGTTTCAGGTTAAAAGTTGCAAAAATGCACATCTTTGTTTCTCTCATTTTATGGTTTGAAAAAGGCAGTTTTTAAATTTAGGTAAAGATGCACAGAAGATAGTGAACAACCAATGAAGAAACTCTAGCAGACAAATAGAGGGAAAAGAACAAGTAATTGTTCATTATCTACATGCTAAATGATTGAGCAGTAGTATAGCAGGATTGAAATTAAGATATAGATTATGTATTCCTTAAGTCAACTATGCTAACACCATTTAAGTTATAGCTAGATAAACTGACTAGAGGCCACACACAAATTAAAGACTAGAAGTAGTTCAAATCTTCTTTGTCATCTTTAATGGGATAGATTCCTAATAAACAACTACCTAGCCTAATATGTAATCCCCAGTAGACCATCTACCAGATTACTACATTATTATATAGACCTCATATGATCTCAGAACCTCAGTCTCCTACATGTATAATGCAGCAAGCCACATGCGAAGAAAATCGCACAATAGTAACAATTCGACTTATCTAGAAAATCATCGCAACCAGAAAGAAGATTATAGCTCAATTTATCTATATTTGAACTCTTAACTGATATAAACTAATTTGCGTTCCTTGCGATCAACGGCATGTTGGCACAGTACCTCTAAATCCTAATCCATATCATATATGTACCTATCTTTTCCTCATGTCACTGAGTCGCCACATGGACCATTTTTTTTATGTCTTTACATTACATATGAAGTTTATTTTTGGCCTTTAGTCCTCTTATTTTATGGTTTTAAAGAGTGTTTCCTCATTTGGAAGATGAAAAATTCTTCAATTACATTTATGTTATTTCTTTGATATTATGATTGACCATATTCTCTATGTCTTTTCATTACATTTGTCTTATCAATTTATTCAACAATTGTCTTATCACTTTATTCAACAGGAAGGTCCATGTTGGATTGTCGCAAGTATTGAAAATTTAGAACTTGAAAAAGGATGGTCGTACGTTAGCTGCAAGAAGTGTCAAAAGAAGGTGGATAAACTAGGAAACATTTATTAATGCCCAAACCCCAAATGTAAACATGAAGATTACTCGGCAGTTATTAGGTAAAATCAGCAGCTCTATTTCCTTAATCCATCAAAATATTACATTTATATCTCAAATCAACTGTGCAATTAGGTACAAGCTTCAGGTTAGAGTAATGGATACTACTGGATCTGTTTCCCTATTGCTCTGGGACCGTGAAACCAGGTTTCTTATAGGCAAATCagcaaaagaattgaaagaaggGTTTCTTGAGGTATATCAACTAATTAAGTTTATATTTGTTATTTGCATAattctaacttaaaatttcatTCTAGAATACTGGTGCTGTTGATAAGTATCCCTATCCAGTAGAGCTGAACAATATTCTCCAAAGAAAATTCATGTTTAAGGTTATTATCAAGACAAAGAACATTCACCAGCAAAAGGAAGTTTATAGTATTGTTAAGCTTACGGATGAGGAGCAACTGATAAACAAATATAGTCCTGCTCAACCTTCAGATGACTTAACTGTATGTCATATTTCTTCACAAACTTCATAACATATTTAGATtgcaaatttcttttatattgCATAATTTGAATCATAATTTCAaactcatttatttattattttttgatagGAACCTGACTTCAATAATATTCAAGTCTTAGATGGAGAGAAGGAATGCGAGGTAAATACATAACTAATTTGTCCTTTAACATTAAAACGACTTACATATCTTGAAGGATTTCTTTCTGAAAATTTTTCAGATTTGGAGTAGTTTTTTTATAACTTTAAAAGTTCTAGATGTTCACTTTGTTTTTTCTATGGGAATCTATGAACACAGTATTAATATTTCATAgaataagataagaaaacctGTTAAGCAAGCTTAATTATACTGCCTCTGTATAAATTTATTTCCACTTTCAATACATATAAACAACTGTGAAGTGAAAATATGGAGAGAAACCAGAAAACTACTGCTATTGCTACTTTTTACTCCTCAAATCATACCTGGCTCATTGGCAATTTGTCGAAAATCTTGTGTTTCCTCTTCTGTTGTACTCACATTTCACCCTTCCCATCATTCTCTGCGGTTGGGAAAAACGGACCAACTATATTCTGGATCTCTTCCGTTGTACTCACATTTTCACCCCTCCCATCATTCTCTGCTGTAGGCAATAACGGCCCAATTATATTCTGGCGGCAAGAGGCAGCTTCCTTAAGCTTCTTTCGTCGTAGCCTCTTTCTCTGGGACCTTGTGAGCTTCTCATCAGTCCCATGATTAGACGCTTGGTCGCCAGAGGAGGAAGAGCCCCATCGTCTTCCACTTCATCTGTATATAAAACCCAATTACTAAAAATGCATTGGTAAGTAACAACTGCAGGCACTAATTTTGcactaaatttttattttatatatgcaGGATTCCACTGAAGATAACGATACAACCGATATTGCACATACACCTGACCAGATAGGTATAACTAATGTTGCAACAATGGTTGAAGAAGATCCGAATGCACAATTGTCAGGAAATAAAATGAAGAGAGTatttaagaagaagaaaacaacatAATGTGTTTGGGAATGTTACAGTTGGAGAAATCAAGAACTATTTTATGAGTTCATTTAGTATATTATTACTACTCTTCAGGAATGTCTATACCTGACAAGCAGTATGTAATGAGGGATTGGATTATGCTTATTTATGCACCAAACAGAACTGAAAGACTTgagtaaacatgataagaatatGTATCATGGGGATTGGATTATGCATTTTTTAAGCGCACCAAACAAAACTGAAAGAATTGAGTACATAGGGTAAGATAAGAGAATTGTTATATATGAGAGTTCATCCTCAACAATTTATAAAGCTAATGAATTGTCCATGTCCCTTGGACATTTCAATGTCAGAGCCAGCTTCACAATTTCAGAAGTAAAATCTGTAGAAATTGGCTATTTGTACTTAAGAGTCAA contains:
- the LOC107763922 gene encoding replication protein A 70 kDa DNA-binding subunit A-like, which translates into the protein MQKMATHIDFIKDITISKMQWKLKVRVVRMWEVPDRFNPDTIFSIKLVLQEEKGDRISASTGKSVLHLFKTQITELGLYNMANFIVCHNKEKFNTTKHRLRLTFTQRTTMAETTDSLFPINIFDLRPYDQLINKVDVNKAELFDVIGEIVNFSEVQTQNQGGISRKFMDIELEDDERKKLSATFWGEFIDEIIPHLLSANNQPIIVVMQLIKANKYQDSYSVRNTWNASKLWINPNFPQSDEFKTRLKVAKMHIFVSLILWFEKGSF
- the LOC107807402 gene encoding uncharacterized protein LOC107807402, with amino-acid sequence MDTTGSVSLLLWDRETRFLIGKSAKELKEGFLENTGAVDKYPYPVELNNILQRKFMFKVIIKTKNIHQQKEVYSIVKLTDEEQLINKYSPAQPSDDLTEPDFNNIQVLDGEKECEDSTEDNDTTDIAHTPDQIGITNVATMVEEDPNAQLSGNKMKRVFKKKKTT